From Rubrivirga sp. SAORIC476, a single genomic window includes:
- the ftsZ gene encoding cell division protein FtsZ, whose product MDDFSTRFTFDDDAQDTALIRVVGVGGGGGNAVNNMLTKGIHGVEFVAINTDAQALQANQAPSKIQVGRGLTKGLGAGARPSVGASAAQESEREIQEALDGCDMVFVAAGMGGGTGTGAAPVVAAMAKKMGILTVAVVTKPFTAEGRKRSRMAEQGIEALREVVDTLIVIPNERLLDVADDDTTLVEAFEMADDVLYNATRGISELITVHGLINLDFADIRTTMLDGGTALMSSAIASGDNRAGRAAKEAISSPLLDGISISGARNVLVNITAGIDLGVREATQATSVIQMEAGDEAEVIFGTVIDETLGDALRVTVIATGFDQAARGAEDEVPEARPRVVLGTGDGAPPYKGEDNLRTLDVPAYERRSPQPHRSREDEEVSGRTGEAPRPGNIRPLPTPPGTPRRERINKDDTDVPAFLRRMMD is encoded by the coding sequence ATGGACGATTTCAGCACCCGATTCACGTTTGACGACGACGCGCAAGACACGGCCCTCATTCGGGTCGTCGGCGTCGGTGGCGGTGGCGGCAACGCCGTCAACAACATGCTCACGAAGGGCATCCACGGCGTCGAGTTTGTCGCCATCAACACGGACGCCCAGGCGCTCCAGGCCAACCAGGCGCCCAGCAAGATCCAGGTCGGCCGCGGGCTGACCAAGGGCCTCGGCGCGGGCGCGCGGCCCAGCGTCGGCGCGAGCGCGGCGCAGGAGAGCGAGCGCGAGATCCAGGAGGCCCTCGACGGCTGCGACATGGTGTTCGTGGCCGCCGGCATGGGCGGCGGCACCGGCACCGGCGCGGCGCCCGTCGTGGCCGCGATGGCCAAGAAGATGGGCATCCTGACGGTGGCCGTCGTGACCAAGCCGTTCACCGCCGAGGGGCGCAAGCGCTCCCGGATGGCCGAGCAGGGCATCGAGGCGCTCCGCGAGGTCGTGGACACGCTCATCGTGATCCCGAACGAGCGCCTGCTCGACGTCGCCGACGACGACACGACGCTCGTGGAGGCCTTCGAGATGGCCGACGACGTGCTCTACAACGCCACGCGTGGCATCTCGGAGCTGATCACGGTCCACGGCCTGATCAACCTCGACTTCGCCGACATCCGCACGACGATGCTCGACGGTGGCACGGCGCTCATGTCGAGCGCCATCGCGAGTGGCGACAACCGGGCCGGGCGCGCGGCCAAGGAGGCCATCTCCAGCCCGCTCTTGGACGGTATCTCGATCTCGGGCGCCCGCAACGTGCTCGTCAACATCACGGCGGGCATCGACCTCGGCGTCCGCGAGGCGACCCAGGCCACCTCCGTCATCCAGATGGAGGCGGGCGACGAGGCGGAGGTCATCTTCGGCACGGTCATCGACGAGACGTTGGGCGACGCCCTCCGCGTGACGGTCATCGCGACGGGCTTCGACCAGGCCGCGCGGGGCGCGGAAGACGAGGTCCCGGAGGCGCGCCCGCGTGTGGTGCTCGGCACCGGCGACGGCGCCCCGCCCTACAAGGGCGAGGACAACCTGCGCACGCTCGACGTGCCCGCCTACGAGCGCCGCTCGCCGCAGCCGCATCGGTCGCGCGAGGACGAGGAGGTCTCAGGGCGCACTGGCGAGGCCCCGCGGCCCGGCAACATCCGCCCGCTCCCGACGCCGCCTGGCACGCCGCGCCGCGAGCGCATCAACAAGGACGACACCGACGTGCCCGCCTTCCTCCGTCGCATGATGGACTAG
- a CDS encoding cell division protein FtsQ/DivIB produces the protein MATRTKEQRIARRRKLLRIVGGTLLVLVLGAAWIWQRTLPLERVEVAGAVHAPTAEVVALTHAVPDSVALFSLSPALIADRAQRHPWVESATVRRLPTGTLRIAVEERVPVVLVLDGTGRPSHFLDAEGFAMPVAAASPALFDVPVLTGAPPYHPAQPVASDHLRSFLAALDRADEATQALVSEVQWGRRATLWTTPVAEHGSLPVRLDPTGDTADQLRRLRAFWDQAILPRPEVRFETVDLRFRGQVVTREADPDAPTVPPDSTATPPASAEAPAASATPSA, from the coding sequence ATGGCCACGCGGACCAAAGAGCAGCGGATCGCACGGCGGCGCAAGCTCCTCCGGATCGTGGGGGGGACGCTGCTCGTGCTCGTGCTCGGTGCCGCCTGGATCTGGCAGCGGACCCTCCCGCTGGAGCGGGTCGAGGTGGCCGGGGCCGTCCACGCGCCCACCGCCGAGGTGGTCGCGCTCACGCATGCCGTCCCGGACTCGGTGGCGCTGTTCTCGCTCTCGCCCGCCCTCATCGCCGACCGCGCACAGCGGCATCCGTGGGTCGAGTCCGCCACGGTCCGCCGCCTGCCGACGGGGACGCTGCGGATCGCGGTCGAGGAACGCGTGCCGGTCGTGCTCGTGCTCGACGGGACCGGCCGGCCGAGCCACTTCCTCGACGCGGAGGGCTTCGCGATGCCCGTCGCCGCGGCCTCGCCCGCGCTGTTCGACGTGCCGGTGCTCACCGGTGCGCCGCCGTACCACCCCGCGCAGCCCGTCGCGAGCGACCACCTCCGGTCGTTCCTCGCCGCCCTGGACCGCGCCGACGAGGCCACCCAGGCGCTCGTGTCGGAGGTCCAGTGGGGCCGCCGCGCGACGCTCTGGACGACGCCCGTCGCCGAGCACGGCAGCCTCCCCGTCCGCCTCGATCCCACCGGCGACACGGCCGACCAGCTCCGACGCCTGCGTGCCTTCTGGGACCAGGCCATCCTTCCTCGTCCCGAGGTCCGCTTCGAGACCGTCGACCTCCGCTTCCGCGGGCAGGTCGTGACGCGCGAAGCCGACCCCGACGCCCCGACCGTCCCCCCCGACTCGACCGCGACCCCGCCCGCCTCGGCTGAGGCCCCGGCGGCGTCCGCGACGCCCTCCGCTTAA
- the murC gene encoding UDP-N-acetylmuramate--L-alanine ligase, with product MTEIRKLGEMGTVRRIHMVGIGGIGMSSIAEVLINRGFLLSGSDLKKSDVTARLESLGAVVHEGHAAEHVADADVVVYSSAVKHPEENPETAEAMRRLIPIIKRSEMLGELMRAKRGVGIAGTHGKTTTTTMVGLMAQHAGLDPTIIVGGKVAVFGSNAVSGGGEIIVVEADEYDRTFLRLAPIVAVVTNIEADHLDIYEDLEDIKDAFVQFANSVPFFGAAILCLDDENVRSVLGRIHRPVRTYGTSRQASLRAENIEQVAATTQFDVFEGTDRLGGITLHAPGLHNVRNALAAVAVGLELGVPFKTIAEGLSQYAGVDRRFQVKGEAPLTQDGETGTVLLVDDYAHHPTEIEATLAAAAKGWADRRIVAVFQPHLYSRTRDLAAEFANAFYDADVLVVTDIFPAREEPIEGISGQMVADLARQFGHRDVHYVSQKGALPAHLQSLVRPGDLVVTMGAGDVWRFGEAFLEAVHTTTPEVS from the coding sequence ATGACCGAGATCCGCAAACTGGGAGAGATGGGCACCGTCCGCCGGATCCACATGGTGGGGATCGGCGGCATCGGGATGTCGTCCATCGCGGAGGTGCTCATCAACCGGGGCTTCCTGCTCTCCGGCTCCGACCTCAAGAAGAGCGACGTGACCGCGCGCCTGGAGTCGCTCGGCGCCGTCGTGCACGAGGGCCACGCCGCCGAGCACGTCGCCGACGCCGACGTGGTCGTGTACTCGTCGGCGGTGAAGCACCCGGAGGAGAACCCGGAGACGGCCGAGGCGATGCGGCGGCTCATCCCCATCATCAAGCGCTCCGAGATGCTCGGCGAGCTGATGCGCGCCAAGCGCGGCGTCGGCATCGCGGGCACGCACGGCAAGACGACCACCACCACGATGGTCGGCCTGATGGCGCAGCACGCCGGGCTGGACCCTACCATCATCGTCGGCGGCAAGGTGGCCGTGTTCGGCTCGAACGCGGTCTCCGGCGGCGGCGAGATCATCGTGGTCGAGGCAGACGAGTACGACCGGACCTTCCTCCGGCTGGCGCCCATCGTGGCGGTCGTGACCAACATTGAGGCGGACCACCTCGACATCTACGAGGACCTGGAGGACATCAAGGACGCCTTCGTCCAGTTCGCCAACTCGGTCCCGTTCTTCGGCGCCGCCATCCTGTGCCTCGACGACGAGAACGTGCGGAGCGTGCTCGGGCGGATCCACCGGCCCGTCCGCACCTACGGCACGAGCCGCCAGGCGTCGCTGCGCGCCGAGAACATCGAGCAGGTGGCAGCCACGACGCAGTTCGACGTGTTCGAGGGCACCGACCGGCTGGGCGGCATCACGCTGCACGCGCCGGGCCTGCACAACGTCCGCAACGCGCTCGCGGCCGTGGCCGTCGGGCTGGAGCTGGGCGTGCCGTTCAAGACCATCGCCGAGGGGCTCTCCCAGTACGCGGGCGTCGACCGCCGCTTCCAGGTCAAGGGCGAGGCGCCGCTGACGCAGGACGGCGAGACGGGCACCGTGCTCCTGGTGGACGACTACGCCCACCACCCGACCGAGATCGAGGCCACGCTGGCCGCCGCCGCCAAGGGCTGGGCCGATCGCCGCATCGTGGCCGTCTTCCAGCCCCACCTCTACAGCCGCACCCGCGACCTCGCCGCCGAGTTCGCCAACGCCTTCTACGACGCCGACGTGCTGGTCGTGACGGACATCTTCCCGGCCCGCGAGGAGCCCATCGAGGGCATCTCGGGCCAGATGGTCGCCGACCTCGCGCGCCAGTTCGGCCACCGCGACGTCCACTACGTGTCGCAGAAGGGCGCGCTCCCGGCGCACCTTCAGAGCCTCGTCCGCCCCGGCGACCTCGTCGTCACGATGGGCGCGGGCGACGTGTGGCGCTTTGGCGAGGCCTTCCTGGAGGCCGTCCACACCACCACCCCCGAGGTCTCCTGA
- the ftsA gene encoding cell division protein FtsA, whose amino-acid sequence MPHPDRTPSTGDRVVVGVDIGTTKICAVVASADDLDRIHVRGVGVAESEGLNRGVVVNIDKTVEAVKKAIAEAEHASGVEVQSVVVGIAGDHIQSFQSRGVITVSGGEIDRNDVLRLLEDTKHVAMPADREILHVLPQEFIVDGQDGVADPIGMSGVRLEANVHIITGLVSAAKNVYRCIEKAGFAVDDIVLEPLASSHAVLHDDEKEVGVVLVDIGGGTTDIAIFEDKTIRHTAVVAVAGNKVTDDLRKGLGILHDQAERLKHEFGVALVDMVAEDREIQIPGIGGRPDKSIGQSTLAQIIQPRLEEILEFVAIEIKRSGYGRHLSAGVVLTGGGALIPGTAELAAEILGLEARVGRPLGLAGGLVEEVDDPKYATGVGLVLHGLRTGAGRGASLLAADPEPATPLAMAADAPGLPAEAHGDGYDSDPDGLVNKIASRMRSWFDEL is encoded by the coding sequence ATGCCCCACCCGGACCGCACCCCCTCCACCGGCGACCGCGTCGTCGTCGGCGTCGACATCGGCACCACCAAGATCTGCGCCGTCGTGGCGTCGGCCGACGACCTCGACCGCATCCACGTCCGCGGCGTCGGCGTGGCCGAGTCCGAAGGCCTCAACCGCGGCGTCGTCGTCAACATCGACAAGACCGTCGAGGCCGTCAAGAAGGCCATCGCCGAGGCCGAGCACGCCTCCGGCGTCGAGGTCCAGTCCGTCGTCGTCGGCATCGCGGGCGACCACATCCAGAGCTTCCAGAGCCGGGGCGTGATCACGGTCTCGGGCGGCGAGATCGACCGCAACGACGTGCTCCGCCTGCTGGAGGACACCAAGCACGTCGCGATGCCCGCCGACCGCGAGATCCTGCACGTGCTGCCGCAGGAGTTCATCGTGGACGGCCAGGACGGCGTCGCCGACCCGATCGGCATGAGCGGCGTCCGGCTGGAGGCGAACGTGCACATCATCACCGGGCTCGTGAGCGCGGCGAAGAACGTGTACCGCTGCATCGAGAAGGCGGGCTTCGCCGTCGACGACATCGTGCTGGAGCCGCTGGCGTCCAGCCACGCCGTCCTCCACGACGACGAGAAGGAGGTCGGCGTCGTGCTCGTCGACATCGGCGGCGGCACGACCGACATCGCCATCTTCGAGGACAAGACGATCCGCCACACGGCCGTGGTGGCCGTGGCCGGCAACAAGGTCACCGACGACCTCCGCAAGGGCCTCGGCATCCTGCACGACCAGGCGGAGCGCCTCAAGCACGAGTTCGGCGTGGCGCTGGTCGACATGGTGGCCGAGGACCGCGAGATCCAGATCCCTGGCATCGGCGGTCGGCCCGACAAGTCGATCGGTCAGTCGACGCTGGCGCAGATCATCCAGCCGCGGCTGGAGGAGATCCTGGAGTTCGTCGCCATCGAGATCAAGCGCTCCGGCTACGGCCGCCACCTCTCGGCGGGCGTGGTGCTCACCGGCGGCGGCGCGCTGATCCCCGGCACCGCCGAACTGGCTGCCGAGATCCTCGGCCTGGAGGCCCGCGTCGGCCGCCCGCTCGGCCTGGCCGGCGGGCTGGTCGAGGAAGTCGACGACCCGAAGTACGCGACGGGCGTCGGCCTCGTGCTGCACGGGCTGCGCACCGGCGCCGGTCGCGGCGCCTCGCTCCTCGCCGCCGACCCCGAGCCGGCCACCCCGCTGGCGATGGCTGCCGACGCCCCTGGCCTGCCCGCAGAGGCACATGGGGACGGCTACGACTCGGACCCCGACGGGCTCGTCAACAAGATCGCCAGTCGCATGCGGAGCTGGTTCGACGAACTCTAG